The following are from one region of the Syngnathus acus chromosome 10, fSynAcu1.2, whole genome shotgun sequence genome:
- the LOC119128361 gene encoding uncharacterized protein LOC119128361 isoform X7: MSHRQYQRRPMPDTDFRPSLGPDGLSERHRRSSPDRRGYYGSGSSTSAPALPLSSMDSALSVLSSCGLEPADLALLAEIPEDKLTVESLPHIVRQIKSNREAPHPPPVSSFDLPSLPWHQYSGRVVEYPLDHIKPTGLPAEPLREWRDCWQNPRSEPTPSQTQRPARSEPPSQSPRYFAEAGPGKAAAAATIPSLFSLAHRPSPADRSVAPLDERRWETGSERGHPDASASQPPGAAAPSKQEVQDFYSVEPQTYPTSCSLCNACVISLEDWRKHINSSRHADGQLGLLHRFPTWDCRKETPNRDERQSQVGLGARRRKDPETFWATNDDGSRSQAGKSPEKKPVAESKWAEQARESIHKRRPPYVDEQRVDFSISNVFNIVKSSCVVSFTPPPQSNQDWSDLLRVVRRFGPIVYTLFGRSKACVEMKNLEDAEKLVNYYSSKHLRIKDNVLRVTFAVETSSLRTSAFAHRYQEESTERSRDEGHTLDESKKSRADHTARSRKARETDRRAGSRSKSRDRKARSTSRERKTGSKDRSKSRDRKIRSRSRDRKARSKSSSAKMPEAQKPEMSASSGASASRKRSEADAVDQVLSNMDADSVEDDSDIEGMAVVGEDLEDDRLETADEGHEKGEDCKAHGANKTEDTPDEEVDLEDYIMLDEVGQEQSSKVVEPSRDCAAGEGGHGPHVSRVVYFKDLPLSYCNAADFVKLTKGLGRPVCYYLLRGLRKGFLELSCSSEAIRVVNELNVYFKDTPTVVLISNKYRRLRNGTVVHWDQRETGERTGASDRRDKSKSRDKEERNASSASDQEKEKPAREKDLTRKTPDKESTSSSSSDILSSSKSGNSKDVQSRSGKTEIKAESEKTEESQPEGIVSETLEDKANTSDVRTSDSKTTKNISDGHEKGEDCKAHGASKTEDTSDEEVDLEDYIMLDEVGQEQSSKVVEPSRDCAAGEGGHGPNVSRVVYFKDLPLSYCNAADFVKLAKGLGRPVCYYLLRGLRKGFLELSCSSEAIRVVNELNVYFKDTPTVVLISNKYRRLRNGTVVHWDQRETGERTGASDRRDKSKSRDKEERNVSSASDQEKEKPAREKDLTRKTPDKESTSSSSSDILSSSKSGNSKDVQSRSGKTEIKAESEKMEESQPEGIVSETLEDKANTSDAPTSDSKTTKNISDGKKTFEDKPDSENIHNVQTKVTKVVEDKPKKGKSSSAQSNDGKTTKNIFENKLDSKNTDNVQTIVTKTPQNRSEEENIHNVKSKENKSDSEKNQPENASEGGNTHNEQPKDGKALQNLEGGKRLKNQPDNEMTLETLSEEGKIAEVGRESRKTLEIESEGGNPLGNGPKTRKRTIEKSESEKIKRRCVSTKTCEEGQVESGKAVGTTQKKCGEDPERESVSSKGSDQVSGKDPRVTNSPQEDPSREEDLGGTVKRRASPDDTSVAGKIRKEEQSSETSDENQKNQEADGNSGTPTAPHHPIGIQFVRPVVGYFCNLCQLIYADEDEAKVQHCSSRQHHFKYWEKMKMAT, translated from the exons ATGTCTCACCGCCAGTACCAGCGAAGGCCTATGCCTGACACTGACTTCCGACCCAGTCTGGGTCCCGACGGCCTCTCTGAACGCCACCGCCGCTCCTCGCCGGATCGTCGCGGCTACTATGGGTCTGGTAGTTCGACATCAGCGCCTGCCTTGCCGCTCAGCTCGATGGACAGCGCCCTCAGCGTCCTGAGCAGCTGCGGTCTGGAGCCCGCCGACCTTGCGCTCCTCGCCGAGATCCCTGAGGACAAACTCACTGTGGAGTCGCTGCCGCACATTGTCCGTCAGATTAAATCCAACAGAGAAGCACCCCATCCTCCCCCTGTCTCCTCCTTTGACCTTCCCAGCTTGCCCTGGCATCAGTATAGCGGTCGGGTGGTCGAGTACCCCCTGGACCACATCAAGCCGACAGGCCTTCCTGCAGAGCCGCTTCGCGAGTGGCGAGATTGCTGGCAGAATCCGAGAAGCGAGCCGACGCCCTCCCAGACCCAAAGGCCGGCCAGGAGCGAGCCTCCGTCGCAGTCTCCCAGATACTTTGCGGAAGCCGGGCCTggcaaagcagcagcagcagcgaccATTCCCTCCCTCTTCTCCCTGGCCCACCGGCCTAGCCCAGCTGACAGGTCTGTGGCGCCTCTGGACGAGAGGCGGTGGGAAACCGGGTCGGAACGAGGTCACCCTGACGCCTCTGCCAGCCAGCCTCCCGGTGCTGCGGCACCgtccaaacaggaagtgcagGATTTCTACAGCGTGGAGCCTCAGACGTACCCCACCTCGTGTTCTCTGTGTAATGCCTGTGTAATCTCGTTGGAG GACTGGAGGAAACACATCAACAGCAGTCGGCATGCTGACGGTCAACTCGGCCTGCTGCACCG CTTTCCCACGTGGGATTGCCGCAAGGAGACGCCCAATAG AGATGAGCGACAGTCCCAGGTGGGGCTGGGGGCGAGGCGGAGGAAAGACCCAGAGACTTTCTGGGCCACCAATGACGACGGCAGCA GGTCGCAAGCTGGAAAGAGCCCAGAGAAGAAG CCCGTTGCGGAATCCAAATGGGCCGAGCAGGCTCGGGAGTCGATCCACAAGCGGCGTCCTCCGTATGTGGACGAGCAGCGGGTAGACTTCAGCATCTCCAATGTCTTCAACATTGTGAAG AGCTCCTGCGTGGTCAGCTTCACACCGCCTCCGCAATCAAACCAGGACTGGTCGGACCTCCTCAGAGTTGTCAGACGCTTCGGCCCGATCGTGTACACGCTCTTCGGGCGGTCCAAG GCATGCGTAGAAATGAAAAATCTGGAAGACGCTGAAAAGTTGGTCAATTATTATTCCTCCAAACATCTGAGGATCAAAGACAACGTCCTCCGGGTCACATTTGCCGTAGAAACCTCCAGTCTCAG AACAAGCGCCTTCGCTCACCGCTACCAGGAAGAATCAACTGAGAGGAGCAGAGATGAAGGCCACACACTAGATGAGTCCAAGAAGAGCAGGGCGGACCACACGGCCAGGTCCAGAAAGGCCAGGGAGACAGACAGGAGGGCCGGGTCCAGGTCCAAGTCACGAGACAGAAAGGCCAGGTCAACTTCCCGTGAAAGGAAGACGGGCTCAAAGGACCGCTCCAAGTCCAGAGACAGGAAGATCAGGTCCAGATCCAGAGACAGGAAGGCAAGGTCCAAGTCCAGCAGTGCCAAAATGCCAGAAGCACAGAAGCCCGAGATGagcg CATCCAGTGGCGCCTCGGCGTCACGAAAACGCTCCGAAGCCGACGCCGTTGACCAAGTCCTGAGCAACATGGACGCCGA CTCCGTGGAAGATGACAGCGACATCGAGGGAATGGCGGTCGTCGGCGAGGACCTGGAGGACGACCGTTTGGAAACGGCCGACGAAG GCCACGAAAAGGGGGAGGATTGCAAGGCCCACGGCGCCAACAAAACGGAGGACACGCCGGATGAG GAAGTGGACTTGGAGGATTACATCATGCTGGATGAAGTTGGACAGGAGCAGAGCAGTAAAGTTGTCGAGCCGTCCCGTGACTGCGCCGCAGGGGAAGGCGGCCACGGCCCG CACGTGTCTCGGGTCGTGTACTTCAAAGACCTTCCGCTGTCCTACTGCAACGCCGCCGACTTTGTCAAGCTGACCAAAGGCCTCGGGAGGCCCGTGTGCTACTATCTTCTGCGTGGCCTACGAAAG GGTTTCCTCGAGCTGTCGTGCAGCTCAGAGGCCATAAGAGTGGTCAATGAACTCAACGTTTACTTCAAGGACACTCCAACCGTCGTCCTGATCTCCAACAAATATCGCCGCCTCAGAAATGG CACGGTGGTACACTGGGACCAGCGCGAGACAGGTGAGCGGACGGGAGCGAGCGATCGACGTGATAAAAGCAAGAGCCGagacaaagaagaaagaaacgCTTCGTCCGCATCAGAccaggagaaagaaaaaccaGCTCGGGAGAAAGATTTAACCAGAAAGACCCCAGATAAGGAATCCACATCCAGCAGCTCTTCAGACATTTTGTCCTCGTCCAAGTCTGGGAATTCTAAGGACGTCCAATCACGATCCGGAAAGACGGAGATCAAGGCAGAGTCTGAGAAGACGGAAGAAAGTCAGCCAGAGGGCATCGTGTCAGAAACTCTTGAAGATAAAGCCAACACGAGCGATGTCCGAACAAGCGACAGCAAGACGACAAAGAACATATCAGAcg GCCACGAAAAGGGGGAGGATTGCAAGGCCCACGGCGCCAGCAAAACGGAGGACACGTCGGATGAG GAAGTGGACTTGGAGGATTACATCATGCTGGATGAAGTTGGACAGGAGCAGAGCAGTAAAGTTGTCGAGCCGTCCCGTGACTGCGCCGCAGGGGAAGGCGGCCACGGCCCG AATGTGTCTCGGGTTGTGTACTTCAAAGACCTTCCGCTGTCCTACTGCAACGCCGCCGACTTTGTCAAGCTGGCCAAAGGCCTTGGGAGGCCCGTGTGCTACTATCTTCTGCGTGGCCTACGAAAG GGTTTCCTCGAGCTGTCGTGCAGCTCAGAGGCCATAAGAGTGGTCAATGAACTCAACGTTTACTTCAAGGACACTCCAACCGTCGTCCTGATCTCCAACAAATATCGCCGCCTCAGAAATGG CACGGTGGTACACTGGGACCAGCGCGAGACAGGTGAGCGGACGGGAGCGAGCGATCGACGTGATAAAAGCAAGAGCCGagacaaagaagaaagaaacgtTTCGTCCGCATCAGAccaggagaaagaaaaaccgGCTCGGGAGAAAGATTTAACCAGAAAGACCCCAGATAAGGAATCCACATCCAGCAGCTCTTCAGACATTTTGTCCTCGTCCAAGTCTGGGAATTCTAAGGACGTCCAATCACGATCCGGAAAGACTGAGATCAAGGCAGAGTCTGAGAAGATGGAAGAAAGTCAGCCAGAGGGCATCGTGTCAGAAACTCTTGAAGATAAAGCCAACACGAGCGATGCCCCAACAAGCGACAGCAAGACGACAAAGAACATATCAGACggtaagaaaacatttgaggaTAAACCAGACAGTGAGAACATTCACAATGTTCAAACAAAGGTCACAAAGGTCGTTGAGGATAAACCCAAAAAAGGCAAGTCCAGCAGTGCCCAGTCAAACGACGGCAAGACGACAAAGAACATATTTGAGAATAAACTAGACAGCAAGAACACCGACAATGTCCAAACAATAGTCACAAAGACTCCACAGAACAGATCAGAAGAGGAAAACATCCACAATGTCAAGTCCAAAGAGAACAAATCGGACAGTGAGAAGAATCAACCAGAGAATGCTTCAGAAGGTGGGAACACTCACAATGAACAACCAAAAGATGGGAAGGCTCTACAGAATTTGGAAGGTGGGAAGAGATTGAAGAACCAGCCAGACAATGAGATGACTCTGGAAACATTATCAGAAGAGGGAAAGATTGCAGAGGTTGGAAGAGAAAGCAGGAAGACTCTGGAGATTGAATCAGAAGGTGGAAACCCTTTGGGAAATGGGCCAAAGACCAGGAAACGAACAATAGAGAAGAGCGAGTCGGAAAAAATCAAGAGAAGGTGTGTTTCCACAAAGACTTGTGAAGAAGGCCAGGTGGAGTCTGGAAAGGCAGTTGGGACCACGCAAAAGAAATGTGGAGAGGATCCAGAGAGGGAAAGCGTCTCTTCAAAGGGGTCAGATCAAGTGTCCGGCAAAGATCCCAGAGTAACCAACTCCCCGCAGGAAGACCCAAGTCGTGAAGAGGACTTGGGCGGGACAGTTAAGAGAAGAGCGTCTCCCGATGACACTTCTGTGGCTGGAAAGATCCGAAAGGAAGAGCAGAGTAGTGAAACGTCTGATGAGAATCAGAAGAATCAG GAAGCTGACGGAAATTCAGGGACCCCCACCGCACCCCACCACCCGATCG GAATCCAGTTTGTGCGTCCTGTCGTTGGCTACTTCTGCAACTTGTGTCAGCTGATCTACGCTGACGAGGATGAAGCCAAGGTGCAGCACTGCAGTAGTCGTCAGCACCACTTCAAGTATTGG GAGAAGATGAAAATGGCAACCTGA
- the LOC119128361 gene encoding uncharacterized protein LOC119128361 isoform X5 — protein MSHRQYQRRPMPDTDFRPSLGPDGLSERHRRSSPDRRGYYGSGSSTSAPALPLSSMDSALSVLSSCGLEPADLALLAEIPEDKLTVESLPHIVRQIKSNREAPHPPPVSSFDLPSLPWHQYSGRVVEYPLDHIKPTGLPAEPLREWRDCWQNPRSEPTPSQTQRPARSEPPSQSPRYFAEAGPGKAAAAATIPSLFSLAHRPSPADRSVAPLDERRWETGSERGHPDASASQPPGAAAPSKQEVQDFYSVEPQTYPTSCSLCNACVISLEDWRKHINSSRHADGQLGLLHRFPTWDCRKETPNRDERQSQVGLGARRRKDPETFWATNDDGSRSQAGKSPEKKPVAESKWAEQARESIHKRRPPYVDEQRVDFSISNVFNIVKSSCVVSFTPPPQSNQDWSDLLRVVRRFGPIVYTLFGRSKACVEMKNLEDAEKLVNYYSSKHLRIKDNVLRVTFAVETSSLRTSAFAHRYQEESTERSRDEGHTLDESKKSRADHTARSRKARETDRRAGSRSKSRDRKARSTSRERKTGSKDRSKSRDRKIRSRSRDRKARSKSSSAKMPEAQKPEMSASSGASASRKRSEADAVDQVLSNMDADSVEDDSDIEGMAVVGEDLEDDRLETADEGHEKGEDCKAHGANKTEDTPDEEVDLEDYIMLDEVGQEQSSKVVEPSRDCAAGEGGHGPHVSRVVYFKDLPLSYCNAADFVKLTKGLGRPVCYYLLRGLRKGFLELSCSSEAIRVVNELNVYFKDTPTVVLISNKYRRLRNGTVVHWDQRETGERTGASDRRDKSKSRDKEERNASSASDQEKEKPAREKDLTRKTPDKESTSSSSSDILSSSKSGNSKDVQSRSGKTEIKAESEKTEESQPEGIVSETLEDKANTSDVRTSDSKTTKNISDVTKTPQNKSGSENESDSEKTLENKPETSSEGHEKGEDCKAHGASKTEDTSDEEVDLEDYIMLDEVGQEQSSKVVEPSRDCAAGEGGHGPNVSRVVYFKDLPLSYCNAADFVKLAKGLGRPVCYYLLRGLRKGFLELSCSSEAIRVVNELNVYFKDTPTVVLISNKYRRLRNGTVVHWDQRETGERTGASDRRDKSKSRDKEERNVSSASDQEKEKPAREKDLTRKTPDKESTSSSSSDILSSSKSGNSKDVQSRSGKTEIKAESEKMEESQPEGIVSETLEDKANTSDAPTSDSKTTKNISDGKKTFEDKPDSENIHNVQTKVTKVVEDKPKKGKSSSAQSNDGKTTKNIFENKLDSKNTDNVQTIVTKTPQNRSEEENIHNVKSKENKSDSEKNQPENASEGGNTHNEQPKDGKALQNLEGGKRLKNQPDNEMTLETLSEEGKIAEVGRESRKTLEIESEGGNPLGNGPKTRKRTIEKSESEKIKRRCVSTKTCEEGQVESGKAVGTTQKKCGEDPERESVSSKGSDQVSGKDPRVTNSPQEDPSREEDLGGTVKRRASPDDTSVAGKIRKEEQSSETSDENQKNQEADGNSGTPTAPHHPIGIQFVRPVVGYFCNLCQLIYADEDEAKVQHCSSRQHHFKYWEKMKMAT, from the exons ATGTCTCACCGCCAGTACCAGCGAAGGCCTATGCCTGACACTGACTTCCGACCCAGTCTGGGTCCCGACGGCCTCTCTGAACGCCACCGCCGCTCCTCGCCGGATCGTCGCGGCTACTATGGGTCTGGTAGTTCGACATCAGCGCCTGCCTTGCCGCTCAGCTCGATGGACAGCGCCCTCAGCGTCCTGAGCAGCTGCGGTCTGGAGCCCGCCGACCTTGCGCTCCTCGCCGAGATCCCTGAGGACAAACTCACTGTGGAGTCGCTGCCGCACATTGTCCGTCAGATTAAATCCAACAGAGAAGCACCCCATCCTCCCCCTGTCTCCTCCTTTGACCTTCCCAGCTTGCCCTGGCATCAGTATAGCGGTCGGGTGGTCGAGTACCCCCTGGACCACATCAAGCCGACAGGCCTTCCTGCAGAGCCGCTTCGCGAGTGGCGAGATTGCTGGCAGAATCCGAGAAGCGAGCCGACGCCCTCCCAGACCCAAAGGCCGGCCAGGAGCGAGCCTCCGTCGCAGTCTCCCAGATACTTTGCGGAAGCCGGGCCTggcaaagcagcagcagcagcgaccATTCCCTCCCTCTTCTCCCTGGCCCACCGGCCTAGCCCAGCTGACAGGTCTGTGGCGCCTCTGGACGAGAGGCGGTGGGAAACCGGGTCGGAACGAGGTCACCCTGACGCCTCTGCCAGCCAGCCTCCCGGTGCTGCGGCACCgtccaaacaggaagtgcagGATTTCTACAGCGTGGAGCCTCAGACGTACCCCACCTCGTGTTCTCTGTGTAATGCCTGTGTAATCTCGTTGGAG GACTGGAGGAAACACATCAACAGCAGTCGGCATGCTGACGGTCAACTCGGCCTGCTGCACCG CTTTCCCACGTGGGATTGCCGCAAGGAGACGCCCAATAG AGATGAGCGACAGTCCCAGGTGGGGCTGGGGGCGAGGCGGAGGAAAGACCCAGAGACTTTCTGGGCCACCAATGACGACGGCAGCA GGTCGCAAGCTGGAAAGAGCCCAGAGAAGAAG CCCGTTGCGGAATCCAAATGGGCCGAGCAGGCTCGGGAGTCGATCCACAAGCGGCGTCCTCCGTATGTGGACGAGCAGCGGGTAGACTTCAGCATCTCCAATGTCTTCAACATTGTGAAG AGCTCCTGCGTGGTCAGCTTCACACCGCCTCCGCAATCAAACCAGGACTGGTCGGACCTCCTCAGAGTTGTCAGACGCTTCGGCCCGATCGTGTACACGCTCTTCGGGCGGTCCAAG GCATGCGTAGAAATGAAAAATCTGGAAGACGCTGAAAAGTTGGTCAATTATTATTCCTCCAAACATCTGAGGATCAAAGACAACGTCCTCCGGGTCACATTTGCCGTAGAAACCTCCAGTCTCAG AACAAGCGCCTTCGCTCACCGCTACCAGGAAGAATCAACTGAGAGGAGCAGAGATGAAGGCCACACACTAGATGAGTCCAAGAAGAGCAGGGCGGACCACACGGCCAGGTCCAGAAAGGCCAGGGAGACAGACAGGAGGGCCGGGTCCAGGTCCAAGTCACGAGACAGAAAGGCCAGGTCAACTTCCCGTGAAAGGAAGACGGGCTCAAAGGACCGCTCCAAGTCCAGAGACAGGAAGATCAGGTCCAGATCCAGAGACAGGAAGGCAAGGTCCAAGTCCAGCAGTGCCAAAATGCCAGAAGCACAGAAGCCCGAGATGagcg CATCCAGTGGCGCCTCGGCGTCACGAAAACGCTCCGAAGCCGACGCCGTTGACCAAGTCCTGAGCAACATGGACGCCGA CTCCGTGGAAGATGACAGCGACATCGAGGGAATGGCGGTCGTCGGCGAGGACCTGGAGGACGACCGTTTGGAAACGGCCGACGAAG GCCACGAAAAGGGGGAGGATTGCAAGGCCCACGGCGCCAACAAAACGGAGGACACGCCGGATGAG GAAGTGGACTTGGAGGATTACATCATGCTGGATGAAGTTGGACAGGAGCAGAGCAGTAAAGTTGTCGAGCCGTCCCGTGACTGCGCCGCAGGGGAAGGCGGCCACGGCCCG CACGTGTCTCGGGTCGTGTACTTCAAAGACCTTCCGCTGTCCTACTGCAACGCCGCCGACTTTGTCAAGCTGACCAAAGGCCTCGGGAGGCCCGTGTGCTACTATCTTCTGCGTGGCCTACGAAAG GGTTTCCTCGAGCTGTCGTGCAGCTCAGAGGCCATAAGAGTGGTCAATGAACTCAACGTTTACTTCAAGGACACTCCAACCGTCGTCCTGATCTCCAACAAATATCGCCGCCTCAGAAATGG CACGGTGGTACACTGGGACCAGCGCGAGACAGGTGAGCGGACGGGAGCGAGCGATCGACGTGATAAAAGCAAGAGCCGagacaaagaagaaagaaacgCTTCGTCCGCATCAGAccaggagaaagaaaaaccaGCTCGGGAGAAAGATTTAACCAGAAAGACCCCAGATAAGGAATCCACATCCAGCAGCTCTTCAGACATTTTGTCCTCGTCCAAGTCTGGGAATTCTAAGGACGTCCAATCACGATCCGGAAAGACGGAGATCAAGGCAGAGTCTGAGAAGACGGAAGAAAGTCAGCCAGAGGGCATCGTGTCAGAAACTCTTGAAGATAAAGCCAACACGAGCGATGTCCGAACAAGCGACAGCAAGACGACAAAGAACATATCAGAcg TCACAAAGACTCCTCAGAATAAATCAGGAAGCGAGAACGAATCGGACAGTGAGAAGACGCTTGAGAATAAACCAGAAACCTCTTCAGAAG GCCACGAAAAGGGGGAGGATTGCAAGGCCCACGGCGCCAGCAAAACGGAGGACACGTCGGATGAG GAAGTGGACTTGGAGGATTACATCATGCTGGATGAAGTTGGACAGGAGCAGAGCAGTAAAGTTGTCGAGCCGTCCCGTGACTGCGCCGCAGGGGAAGGCGGCCACGGCCCG AATGTGTCTCGGGTTGTGTACTTCAAAGACCTTCCGCTGTCCTACTGCAACGCCGCCGACTTTGTCAAGCTGGCCAAAGGCCTTGGGAGGCCCGTGTGCTACTATCTTCTGCGTGGCCTACGAAAG GGTTTCCTCGAGCTGTCGTGCAGCTCAGAGGCCATAAGAGTGGTCAATGAACTCAACGTTTACTTCAAGGACACTCCAACCGTCGTCCTGATCTCCAACAAATATCGCCGCCTCAGAAATGG CACGGTGGTACACTGGGACCAGCGCGAGACAGGTGAGCGGACGGGAGCGAGCGATCGACGTGATAAAAGCAAGAGCCGagacaaagaagaaagaaacgtTTCGTCCGCATCAGAccaggagaaagaaaaaccgGCTCGGGAGAAAGATTTAACCAGAAAGACCCCAGATAAGGAATCCACATCCAGCAGCTCTTCAGACATTTTGTCCTCGTCCAAGTCTGGGAATTCTAAGGACGTCCAATCACGATCCGGAAAGACTGAGATCAAGGCAGAGTCTGAGAAGATGGAAGAAAGTCAGCCAGAGGGCATCGTGTCAGAAACTCTTGAAGATAAAGCCAACACGAGCGATGCCCCAACAAGCGACAGCAAGACGACAAAGAACATATCAGACggtaagaaaacatttgaggaTAAACCAGACAGTGAGAACATTCACAATGTTCAAACAAAGGTCACAAAGGTCGTTGAGGATAAACCCAAAAAAGGCAAGTCCAGCAGTGCCCAGTCAAACGACGGCAAGACGACAAAGAACATATTTGAGAATAAACTAGACAGCAAGAACACCGACAATGTCCAAACAATAGTCACAAAGACTCCACAGAACAGATCAGAAGAGGAAAACATCCACAATGTCAAGTCCAAAGAGAACAAATCGGACAGTGAGAAGAATCAACCAGAGAATGCTTCAGAAGGTGGGAACACTCACAATGAACAACCAAAAGATGGGAAGGCTCTACAGAATTTGGAAGGTGGGAAGAGATTGAAGAACCAGCCAGACAATGAGATGACTCTGGAAACATTATCAGAAGAGGGAAAGATTGCAGAGGTTGGAAGAGAAAGCAGGAAGACTCTGGAGATTGAATCAGAAGGTGGAAACCCTTTGGGAAATGGGCCAAAGACCAGGAAACGAACAATAGAGAAGAGCGAGTCGGAAAAAATCAAGAGAAGGTGTGTTTCCACAAAGACTTGTGAAGAAGGCCAGGTGGAGTCTGGAAAGGCAGTTGGGACCACGCAAAAGAAATGTGGAGAGGATCCAGAGAGGGAAAGCGTCTCTTCAAAGGGGTCAGATCAAGTGTCCGGCAAAGATCCCAGAGTAACCAACTCCCCGCAGGAAGACCCAAGTCGTGAAGAGGACTTGGGCGGGACAGTTAAGAGAAGAGCGTCTCCCGATGACACTTCTGTGGCTGGAAAGATCCGAAAGGAAGAGCAGAGTAGTGAAACGTCTGATGAGAATCAGAAGAATCAG GAAGCTGACGGAAATTCAGGGACCCCCACCGCACCCCACCACCCGATCG GAATCCAGTTTGTGCGTCCTGTCGTTGGCTACTTCTGCAACTTGTGTCAGCTGATCTACGCTGACGAGGATGAAGCCAAGGTGCAGCACTGCAGTAGTCGTCAGCACCACTTCAAGTATTGG GAGAAGATGAAAATGGCAACCTGA